One window of the Chanodichthys erythropterus isolate Z2021 chromosome 2, ASM2448905v1, whole genome shotgun sequence genome contains the following:
- the si:dkey-82o10.4 gene encoding m-AAA protease-interacting protein 1, mitochondrial: protein MLRFTCSAARRELALCSWKRKTLFTKVETHCKPCWWHQCARPHASCAASPERAWHHLRRPSAPLAGQQYRHYSKEADRDSKDNEHPGITVVGIPDPITWIRNKFILFLIELYFGLKFSVEFDSGVKQAVFHVSAMLSKGKFEELRSVMSREAVESVRKKCRTLSEAQKRHLAISLDDMIFLLPEDVSIFFDQRGRKFVYITMRLWYLSSADVPEDPESTRIFKMDLTEEDDPQKKIITAVYEFYRELTAGADPEWTVTRIWHWKQLE, encoded by the exons ATGCTACGATTCACATGTTCGGCTGCACGTCGGGAACTCGCACTCTGTTCATGGAAGAGGAAGACTCTGTTTACTAAAGTCGAGACCCATTGCAAACCATGTTGGTGGCATCAGTGCGCGCGCCCCCATGCCAGCTGCGCAGCTTCTCCAGAGCGCGCATGGCATCACCTGCGCAGACCGTCTGCGCCACTGGCTGGGCAGCAATACAGACATTATAGTAAAGAAGCAGACAGGGACTCTAAGGACAATGAGCATCCTGGCATCACAGTGGTGGGGATCCCGGATCCCATCACGTGGATCAGGAATAAGTTCATCTTGTTTTTAATTGAACTGTATTTTGGCTTGAAGTTCAGTGTGGAGTTTGACAGCGGTGTGAAACAG GCGGTGTTTCACGTGTCGGCTATGCTGTCCAAAGGAAAGTTTGAGGAGTTGAGAAGTGTGATGTCCAGAGAG GCTGTTGAAAGTGTCAGGAAGAAATGTAGAACTCTGTCAGAGGCCCAAAAAAGACACCTTGCAATTTCCCTTGATGACATGATATTTCTGCTGCCTGAGGATGTTTCCATATTCTTTGACCAAAGAG GCAGAAAGTTTGTTTACATCACGATGAGGCTTTGGTACCTGTCCAGCGCAGACGTACCCGAGGACCCCGAGAGCACCCGTATCTTCAAGATGGATTTAACTGAAGAAGATGACCCTCAGAAGAAGATCATCACAGCTGTGTACGA GTTTTATCGCGAGTTGACTGCTGGAGCTGATCCAGAGTGGACGGTGACCCGGATATGGCACTGGAAGCAactggagtaa